In one window of Brassica rapa cultivar Chiifu-401-42 chromosome A07, CAAS_Brap_v3.01, whole genome shotgun sequence DNA:
- the LOC103830817 gene encoding uncharacterized protein LOC103830817 — translation MAHLPQSLYSAARPEFPYPGKSSQPKWSRFPGIVRCASTESLTSLTQNAAELELKYMVSQHGWGVRRLRRDDEEEIRRVSLVQAEAFHIPLALFNDFFFLFFQAEVLSGLLYKLKNSPPDRYACLVAEKAGEADTSSSSSVVGVVDITVQTENSVLRHFPGEEEYLYVSGLAVSKAQRRKKMASTLLKACDVICYLWGFKLLALRAYEDDAAARNLYSNAGYSVVESDPPWTSTWIGRKRRVLMTKRIS, via the exons ATGGCTCACTTGCCACAGAGTCTCTACTCCGCCGCTAGGCCAGAGTTTCCATATCCGGGAAAGTCCAGCCAGCCGAAGTGGAGTCGCTTCCCAGGGATCGTACGGTGCGCATCTACCGAGTCGCTAACGAGTTTGACTCAGAATGCGGCGGAGTTAGAGTTGAAGTATATGGTGAGTCAACACGGGTGGGGCGTGAGGAGGTTGAGGAGAGACGACGAAGAAGAGATTAGGAGAGTGTCTCTGGTCCAAGCCGAAGCTTTCCACATCCCTCTCGCTCTTTTcaatgattttttctttttgtttttccag GCAGAAGTTTTGTCAGGGCTTCTCTACAAACTAAAGAATTCACCTCCTGACAG ATATGCATGTCTCGTGGCGGAGAAAGCAGGCGAAGCTGACACTAGTTCAAGCTCAAGTGTCGTTGGAGTAGTTGACATCACAGTTCAGACAGAAAACTCAGTACTCCGCCACTTTCCCGGTGAGGAAGAATATCTTTACGTCTCGGGCTTAGCCGTCTCCAAAGCACAAAG GAGGAAGAAGATGGCAAGTACATTGTTAAAGGCATGTGATGTTATATGTTATTTATGGGGTTTCAAGCTTCTTGCTCTAAGAGCTTATGAAGACGACGCAGCCGCTAGAAACCTCTACTCAAACGCTGGTTATAGCGTGGTCGAGTCTGATCCACCTTGGACCTCTACTTGGATAGGAAGAAAACGTCGCGTTCTTATGACCAAACGCATTTCTTAG
- the LOC103830819 gene encoding uncharacterized protein LOC103830819, translating to MALNSGIRSISKIIASSESSVSRSVSRSFHSTGATKMSGGGHGHDEPYYLHAKHMYNLDRMKYQGLKMSLGVFTAFSIGVGVPIFAVVFQQRKTASG from the exons ATGGCGTTGAACAGCGGAATCAGATCGATCTCAAAGATCATAGCTTCATCCGAGTCATCAGTGTCCAGATCTG TGAGCAGAAGCTTCCACTCGACTGGAGCTACGAAGATGAGCGGAGGAGGGCATGGCCATGACGAGCCATACTACCTCCACGCTAAGCACATGTACAATTTGGACCGCATGAAGTACCAAGGTCTCAAGATGTCTCTTGGTGTCTTCACAGCTTTCAGCATCGGTGTTGGAGTTCCTATCTTTGCTGTTGTCTTCCAGCAGAGGAAGACCGCATCTGGTTGA